From a single Hypomesus transpacificus isolate Combined female chromosome 14, fHypTra1, whole genome shotgun sequence genomic region:
- the LOC124477071 gene encoding ankyrin repeat domain-containing protein SOWAHC-like isoform X2 has protein sequence MKGGYTALHLASIHGHLHVIQLLINNYNAKTNIRDYHGKMAAHYWSGSTDVFNKPGSQSGGKGSRGRRMQHYVLPSLLLSRSRSQEQIKLEFGTVPLGQPRSPL, from the exons ATGAAGGGG ggcTACACAGCGCTCCACCTGGCTTCTATACATGGTCATCTCCACGTCATTCAGCTCCTAATCAACAACTACA ATGCTAAGACCAACATCCGAGACTACCATGGCAAGATGGCTGCCCACTATTGGAGTGGCAGCACCGATGTCTTTAATAAACCAGGGTCCCAGTCAG GTGGTAAGGGGTCCAGAGGACGTAGGATGCAGCATTACGTcctaccttctctcctcctctcccgctccAGAAGCCAGGAACAAATCAAGCTTGAGTTCGGAACTGTGCCACTTGGCCAGCCACGCTCACCTTTGTGA
- the LOC124477071 gene encoding uncharacterized protein LOC124477071 isoform X1 produces the protein MGVFYEGGLHSAPPGFYTWSSPRHSAPNQQLQCLHVSSDAKTNIRDYHGKMAAHYWSGSTDVFNKPGSQSGGKGSRGRRMQHYVLPSLLLSRSRSQEQIKLEFGTVPLGQPRSPL, from the exons ATGGGGGTGTTCTATGAAGGGG ggcTACACAGCGCTCCACCTGGCTTCTATACATGGTCATCTCCACGTCATTCAGCTCCTAATCAACAACTACA ATGCCTCCATGTGTCTTCAGATGCTAAGACCAACATCCGAGACTACCATGGCAAGATGGCTGCCCACTATTGGAGTGGCAGCACCGATGTCTTTAATAAACCAGGGTCCCAGTCAG GTGGTAAGGGGTCCAGAGGACGTAGGATGCAGCATTACGTcctaccttctctcctcctctcccgctccAGAAGCCAGGAACAAATCAAGCTTGAGTTCGGAACTGTGCCACTTGGCCAGCCACGCTCACCTTTGTGA